In Arthrobacter sp. StoSoilB5, one genomic interval encodes:
- a CDS encoding amidohydrolase yields the protein MERTPQMEGRLPDVIFHNGNVLADPSSPNGLVSAIAIAGQWILYAGNDAEALGLAGPETKKVDLRGRFVCPGFHDSHNHMLSTGMGMLLPSLARASTVAELMDVVQGQAEAAENGAWVVTASDWHESGLAEGRMPTRTELDAVAPDNPVVLRRGGHNIVLNSLAMSLFGIGDDSHAPEGASYLRNNGKLTGQIVGSGYVAGLLSQLPKPSIDHYRAALEEVQKRYAAAGITSVIDPGLTLDEMAAYRVIYGGGPQKVRVSMMWKLPTPAGTAEEAVELLDSGAVAAQLDDVWLRTLGVKVCVDGGVETGFYRDSYERQDDPDFPCGKSFQSAAELEAICVAANRANLPVGAHCVGDAGIDIALDAFEAAHAWNPISDARWTLIHMLYPNEEHWDRLNAMGVGVAAQEPLHFALGGGFVEYLGRERAANIAPLSQYLSRVEVPVGGGSDSPVAPFQPLRGMSSSVTRRSRSAGVLGLEWGVSAAEALAMYTNGSAWCAADEHRTGTIRAGMLADLVVLSEDPRAVEPEEIPDIEVELTMAAGVITHGSLAY from the coding sequence GTGGAACGGACGCCACAAATGGAGGGCAGGCTGCCCGATGTCATCTTTCATAATGGAAACGTACTGGCGGACCCATCGAGCCCCAACGGGCTGGTGTCGGCTATTGCGATAGCTGGCCAATGGATACTGTATGCAGGCAATGACGCAGAGGCACTGGGCCTCGCCGGACCTGAAACGAAGAAAGTGGACCTACGCGGCCGGTTCGTCTGTCCAGGTTTCCACGACTCCCACAACCACATGTTGTCCACAGGTATGGGAATGCTGCTGCCTTCCCTGGCCCGCGCCAGTACTGTCGCGGAGCTCATGGACGTTGTTCAAGGGCAAGCAGAAGCCGCTGAAAACGGAGCGTGGGTAGTAACCGCAAGTGACTGGCACGAAAGCGGCTTGGCTGAGGGCAGGATGCCAACGCGGACCGAGCTTGATGCCGTGGCCCCCGACAATCCCGTGGTCCTCCGCAGGGGAGGACACAACATTGTGCTGAATTCCCTTGCCATGTCGCTGTTCGGCATAGGGGACGACAGTCATGCTCCTGAGGGCGCGAGCTACCTTCGTAACAACGGGAAACTTACCGGCCAGATCGTAGGGAGCGGATACGTTGCAGGCTTGCTGAGCCAGCTACCCAAACCCAGCATTGACCACTACCGTGCGGCGCTGGAGGAGGTCCAGAAACGGTATGCCGCGGCGGGCATCACTTCAGTCATCGACCCCGGACTGACCTTGGATGAAATGGCTGCCTACAGAGTTATCTACGGGGGCGGACCACAGAAGGTCCGGGTATCCATGATGTGGAAGTTGCCGACGCCAGCCGGTACAGCGGAGGAGGCAGTGGAACTTCTCGATTCCGGTGCGGTAGCAGCACAGCTCGACGACGTCTGGCTTCGTACCCTGGGCGTGAAAGTTTGCGTAGATGGCGGTGTGGAGACCGGCTTCTACCGGGATTCTTATGAACGGCAGGACGATCCCGACTTCCCGTGTGGCAAATCGTTCCAATCGGCGGCTGAGCTGGAAGCCATTTGTGTGGCAGCGAACCGTGCGAACCTTCCCGTAGGCGCGCACTGCGTTGGCGATGCTGGCATTGATATTGCCCTTGACGCCTTTGAGGCAGCTCATGCGTGGAACCCCATCTCCGATGCCCGATGGACCCTCATTCACATGCTGTACCCCAACGAAGAACACTGGGACAGGTTGAATGCCATGGGTGTAGGGGTGGCTGCGCAGGAACCGCTCCACTTTGCCTTGGGTGGTGGATTCGTCGAGTATCTGGGTCGGGAAAGAGCGGCAAATATCGCGCCCTTGTCGCAGTATCTTTCCCGCGTGGAGGTGCCCGTGGGTGGAGGTTCGGATAGCCCGGTGGCACCTTTCCAGCCTCTTCGCGGCATGTCGAGTTCCGTCACCCGGCGTAGCCGCTCAGCAGGGGTGCTGGGCCTCGAATGGGGCGTCAGCGCAGCAGAGGCCTTGGCCATGTACACCAATGGCAGTGCTTGGTGCGCAGCCGATGAGCATCGAACGGGAACGATCCGTGCGGGAATGCTCGCGGACCTCGTTGTGCTCTCGGAAGACCCGCGCGCTGTGGAACCCGAGGAAATCCCAGACATTGAGGTGGAGCTGACCATGGCGGCCGGCGTTATCACCCACGGTTCACTGGCTTACTAG
- a CDS encoding VOC family protein: protein MTSRTHYSTGEPCWADLQTQDVSAAKDFYGKLFDWTFTDLPTPDGRSYAQAFVGKELVAVIAPQNPMQEAAGKHGQWNIYLAATDAEEIADVAVHAGGNLAFGPEQVADTGVLAFIEPPGGGTTGIWQAGTHIGSHLFNEAGALAWAELLTPEPQAAIAFFQQLFGHEVTEYPQDDGGSYSTLMVNGDEVAGIVPAEEGEEAAWQVYFGVADVRKAAEAAVAAGGAVLVEPEEKPETGSLATIQDPQGGVLSLIQI, encoded by the coding sequence ATGACTTCCCGGACTCATTATTCAACTGGTGAACCTTGCTGGGCTGACCTGCAGACGCAGGACGTTTCGGCAGCCAAGGACTTCTACGGAAAGCTGTTCGACTGGACGTTCACGGACCTGCCCACACCTGACGGCCGCAGCTACGCGCAGGCGTTTGTTGGCAAGGAGCTGGTTGCGGTCATCGCTCCGCAGAACCCCATGCAGGAGGCGGCGGGCAAGCACGGCCAATGGAACATTTACCTCGCGGCCACGGATGCTGAGGAGATAGCAGACGTCGCCGTCCATGCCGGCGGGAATCTCGCGTTTGGCCCCGAGCAGGTGGCCGATACCGGCGTCCTGGCTTTCATCGAGCCGCCGGGCGGCGGGACCACGGGGATCTGGCAGGCGGGTACCCACATTGGAAGCCATCTGTTCAATGAGGCTGGCGCCTTGGCATGGGCCGAGCTGCTGACTCCTGAACCGCAGGCAGCCATCGCGTTTTTCCAGCAGCTCTTCGGGCATGAAGTCACTGAATATCCCCAGGACGACGGCGGCAGCTACAGCACGCTGATGGTCAACGGCGACGAAGTGGCCGGGATTGTCCCTGCCGAAGAAGGCGAAGAGGCGGCTTGGCAGGTCTACTTCGGTGTGGCCGACGTTCGAAAAGCGGCTGAAGCTGCGGTTGCTGCCGGCGGAGCCGTACTTGTGGAACCGGAAGAAAAGCCCGAAACAGGATCTTTGGCGACCATCCAGGATCCGCAGGGCGGGGTTCTCAGCTTGATCCAGATCTGA
- a CDS encoding phosphatase PAP2 family protein, whose product MTTEGKEQPEQGVHGEVTQDRFVAGQDLTRWKSPVGRVLAGAAQRITRLLGPYAALIITLAVGLVVAVSLAVAFGEVYESVTEADGVAGLDHPVLDAAKAVRSPALDLAVTAYTDIGGTVGMPIIAVGIMIALATKRRSWTPVILMLTAGLGSLLMTVAGKPLFGRTRPDLADAVPPYEHSPSFPSGHSLNSIVIAGIVAYLIILRLKTARARIITVLAASAFAATMGLSRVYLGHHWLTDVLAAWALGIAWLALVITAHRLYLTVRTRRSGAVLS is encoded by the coding sequence GTGACGACTGAAGGAAAAGAGCAGCCGGAGCAGGGCGTCCACGGCGAGGTAACCCAGGACCGGTTCGTCGCAGGGCAGGACCTTACCCGGTGGAAGTCCCCGGTAGGCCGCGTCTTGGCAGGGGCTGCACAGCGGATCACCAGGCTTCTGGGCCCTTATGCAGCATTGATCATCACCTTGGCGGTGGGGCTTGTGGTAGCCGTCTCCCTCGCCGTCGCTTTTGGCGAGGTGTACGAGTCGGTCACCGAAGCCGACGGGGTCGCGGGGTTGGACCACCCCGTCCTTGATGCCGCCAAGGCCGTTCGATCACCGGCACTGGACCTCGCCGTTACTGCCTACACCGATATTGGCGGCACGGTTGGCATGCCCATCATCGCGGTGGGGATCATGATCGCACTGGCCACAAAGCGCCGCTCGTGGACTCCTGTCATCCTGATGCTGACAGCAGGACTTGGTTCGCTCCTGATGACCGTCGCAGGCAAGCCCCTCTTCGGCCGCACCCGTCCGGACCTCGCGGACGCCGTTCCGCCCTACGAGCACTCGCCGTCATTCCCCAGTGGCCACTCCCTGAATTCGATCGTGATCGCCGGAATCGTGGCCTACTTGATCATTCTTCGCCTCAAAACGGCCAGAGCCAGGATCATCACGGTATTGGCGGCCTCAGCGTTCGCTGCAACCATGGGCTTGAGCAGGGTCTACCTTGGACACCACTGGCTCACCGACGTCCTGGCCGCGTGGGCTCTCGGCATTGCGTGGCTTGCCTTGGTTATTACGGCGCACCGCCTCTACCTCACTGTGAGAACACGGCGCTCGGGCGCGGTACTCTCTTGA
- the purM gene encoding phosphoribosylformylglycinamidine cyclo-ligase, translating into MTSASPAAENNAGITYASAGVDVEAGDRAVELMKDAVKATHNTSVIGGVGGFAGLYDVSKLLTYKKPLLATSTDGVGTKVAIAQAMDIHDTIGFDLVGMVVDDIVVVGAEPLYMTDYIACGKVVPERIADIVRGIAAACSVAGTALVGGETAEHPGLLGEHEYDVAGAATGVVEADALLGPDRVRAGDVVIGMASSGLHSNGYSLVRRVINHAGWALDRQVSELGRTLGEELLEPTRVYAADCLDLARTFPVSAGAAVHGFSHVTGGGLAANLARVLPQGLVATVDRNTWELPAIFKLVSELGNVPLADLERTLNLGVGMVAIVSPEAADAAVARLNERGLPSWIMGTVTADSDSIDKTGPDYVQGAKGVDGGAVRLVNAYA; encoded by the coding sequence ATGACCTCCGCATCCCCAGCCGCTGAGAATAACGCCGGTATCACCTACGCCTCCGCGGGTGTCGACGTCGAAGCGGGAGACCGCGCAGTCGAGCTCATGAAGGACGCCGTGAAGGCAACCCACAACACCTCGGTGATTGGCGGCGTCGGCGGTTTCGCTGGCCTGTACGACGTCTCGAAGCTGCTCACCTACAAGAAGCCGTTGCTGGCTACTTCCACCGACGGCGTGGGGACCAAGGTTGCCATTGCGCAGGCAATGGACATCCACGACACCATCGGTTTCGACCTCGTCGGCATGGTTGTGGACGACATCGTGGTTGTTGGCGCTGAGCCCCTCTACATGACGGACTACATCGCTTGCGGCAAGGTTGTCCCGGAGCGTATTGCGGACATCGTCCGCGGTATCGCAGCTGCTTGCTCGGTTGCCGGTACCGCCCTGGTTGGCGGCGAAACCGCTGAGCACCCGGGCCTGCTGGGTGAGCACGAGTACGACGTCGCGGGTGCCGCTACCGGTGTTGTCGAAGCCGACGCCCTGCTCGGCCCGGACCGCGTCCGCGCCGGAGACGTCGTGATCGGCATGGCTTCCTCAGGCCTGCACTCCAACGGCTACTCCTTGGTCCGCCGCGTCATCAACCACGCCGGCTGGGCTCTGGACCGCCAGGTTTCCGAACTCGGCCGCACACTTGGCGAAGAGCTGCTGGAACCGACGCGCGTCTACGCAGCCGACTGCCTGGACCTTGCCCGTACGTTCCCGGTCTCAGCCGGCGCAGCCGTCCATGGCTTCAGCCACGTCACCGGTGGCGGCCTGGCAGCCAACCTCGCGCGTGTCCTTCCGCAGGGCCTGGTTGCCACGGTTGACCGCAACACGTGGGAACTTCCCGCTATCTTCAAGCTGGTTTCCGAGCTTGGCAACGTGCCCCTGGCCGATCTCGAGCGCACGCTGAACCTCGGCGTCGGCATGGTGGCAATCGTGTCCCCGGAGGCCGCTGACGCCGCCGTGGCACGCCTCAACGAGCGCGGATTGCCGTCCTGGATCATGGGCACCGTTACTGCGGATTCTGACTCGATCGACAAGACCGGCCCGGACTACGTCCAGGGTGCCAAGGGCGTCGACGGCGGTGCCGTACGTTTGGTGAACGCCTACGCCTAG
- a CDS encoding VOC family protein, whose translation MPVVESYKQGTPCWVDLSSTAIEVSKKFYSELFGWELDPMDAGNGMTYYMAMLHGRKVAGMMQQLPDAPEGMPSYWANYIAVDSADEAAERAVAAGGSILFAPDDVPNGSGRMFFAIDPTGAQIGFWEAGTHPGSGLVNEPGTMIWNELQTDDVPKAMKFYEAVTGCTSETTPAGDLQEYTSLLVDGKRIAGALKLPIEGLSPFWMTYFSVEDVDAGVEHAVQLGSHVIAPAFDVPGVGRMAVLMDPAGAAFSIMTGLAA comes from the coding sequence ATGCCGGTGGTCGAGAGTTACAAGCAGGGGACACCATGTTGGGTGGACCTGTCCTCCACCGCCATCGAAGTCTCCAAGAAGTTTTACAGCGAGCTTTTTGGCTGGGAGTTGGATCCCATGGACGCCGGTAATGGCATGACCTACTACATGGCTATGCTTCACGGACGGAAAGTAGCCGGCATGATGCAGCAACTGCCGGATGCGCCGGAGGGAATGCCTTCCTATTGGGCCAACTACATTGCCGTGGACTCCGCCGACGAGGCTGCAGAACGGGCTGTGGCCGCCGGCGGATCCATCCTCTTCGCCCCTGACGACGTGCCGAACGGCAGCGGGCGGATGTTCTTCGCAATAGACCCCACAGGGGCACAAATCGGCTTCTGGGAAGCCGGCACCCATCCTGGATCCGGCTTGGTCAATGAGCCAGGGACCATGATTTGGAATGAATTGCAGACCGACGACGTCCCTAAGGCTATGAAGTTCTATGAGGCCGTGACGGGCTGCACCAGTGAAACCACACCCGCAGGTGATCTTCAGGAGTACACCAGCCTGCTGGTGGACGGGAAGAGGATTGCCGGTGCCCTTAAGCTGCCCATTGAAGGACTTTCGCCGTTCTGGATGACGTACTTCAGCGTCGAAGACGTGGATGCGGGGGTTGAGCATGCCGTCCAGTTGGGAAGCCATGTGATCGCACCGGCTTTCGATGTTCCCGGCGTCGGGCGAATGGCCGTACTCATGGACCCCGCAGGCGCCGCATTCAGCATCATGACAGGACTTGCCGCATGA
- the uraD gene encoding 2-oxo-4-hydroxy-4-carboxy-5-ureidoimidazoline decarboxylase: MELAVFNNVDRDEAIRTLTPCLDISRWVEDIADARPFTSVDELLGQARQAAHPFTPEEVESALAHHPRIGERPKAQTTEAAMSRSEQSGVDPSDDGTAAALAEGNRAYEEKFGRVFLIRAAGRSAQEILGSLQERLTHTPEEEDEVVAGQLREIALLRLSGVISEGENA; this comes from the coding sequence ATGGAGCTTGCAGTATTCAACAATGTTGACCGGGACGAGGCCATCAGGACCCTAACTCCCTGCCTGGATATCAGCCGCTGGGTTGAGGACATCGCCGATGCGCGCCCCTTCACCAGCGTCGACGAACTGCTGGGGCAGGCCCGCCAGGCCGCCCACCCGTTCACACCCGAAGAGGTGGAGTCCGCGCTCGCCCACCACCCCCGGATCGGCGAACGGCCCAAGGCCCAAACCACCGAGGCGGCCATGTCGCGTTCGGAACAGTCCGGCGTGGATCCCAGCGACGACGGCACGGCCGCCGCCCTCGCGGAGGGAAACCGCGCCTACGAGGAGAAATTCGGCAGGGTCTTCCTCATTCGCGCCGCAGGACGCAGCGCCCAGGAGATCCTCGGTTCCCTCCAGGAGCGCCTCACGCACACACCCGAAGAAGAAGACGAAGTTGTGGCTGGCCAGCTGCGGGAGATCGCCTTGCTGCGTCTCTCAGGCGTGATCAGCGAAGGAGAAAATGCATGA
- the uraH gene encoding hydroxyisourate hydrolase, whose amino-acid sequence MSVSQVTTHILDTGSGRPAAGVAVVLYVREGDSWTLIAKGETDADGRIKDLGPERIPGGAYRLNFATGAYYEGLGTETFFPEVDLNFTVSDAGEHYHVPLLLSPFAFSTYRGS is encoded by the coding sequence ATGAGTGTTTCACAGGTAACCACGCACATCCTGGATACCGGCTCCGGGCGCCCGGCGGCGGGGGTCGCCGTCGTACTTTACGTCCGCGAAGGTGACAGCTGGACCCTGATCGCAAAGGGCGAGACTGATGCCGACGGCCGCATCAAGGACCTCGGCCCGGAACGGATTCCCGGCGGCGCCTACCGCCTGAACTTCGCCACCGGCGCCTACTACGAGGGCCTCGGCACGGAAACGTTCTTCCCGGAAGTGGACCTGAACTTCACAGTTTCGGACGCCGGCGAGCACTATCACGTGCCGCTGCTGTTGAGCCCGTTCGCGTTTTCGACCTACCGCGGCAGCTGA
- a CDS encoding DUF3073 domain-containing protein — protein MGRGRQKAKATKQARDIKYYSPNTDYSALERELTGPSSRVKSHFPEDPPEPDYSAYEDKYAEDDDDEVDTRRIG, from the coding sequence ATGGGGCGCGGCCGTCAAAAGGCAAAAGCTACCAAGCAGGCTCGGGACATCAAGTACTACTCCCCGAACACTGACTATTCGGCACTTGAGCGTGAGCTCACGGGCCCATCCAGTCGTGTAAAGAGCCACTTCCCCGAAGATCCTCCGGAGCCGGACTACTCGGCTTATGAGGACAAGTACGCGGAAGACGATGACGACGAGGTAGACACCCGCCGTATCGGATAG
- a CDS encoding MFS transporter, with translation MLESSTPAGKPVPPVATAIGLSRWLVIILAFLAVLLDGFDTASLGLAVPSLAKNWSLSPAAFAAPLIATNAGVVAGYMVSGRLSVRFGLRRMLLAGVVAFALGSALTAMSSGIPFMTIARFLTGIGLGAVLPSAISLATAGRDGGQRERIAVFVTMGLSAGSLAAGLSGGKLISDLGWQSIFWLGAVLPIILLPVMWFGISEADAPRPSRKAGQETVQSLFRRGLALPTVLLWLFAFLIFATFYAFSSWLPTLLTNFGLDLTMAPLGAAALGIGGILGALLLMIFSVRFKTSWMLVVAACVAICFLLTIALGHPGQWQLLLLFAGVGMGLASSMVGQAAVAVSVYPATSRTSGVAWAAALGRLGSIAGPALGGVLLSSGQSPQNIVLAVCVPVLLAVVVMVVLSRRLSRQTTEDAVEPVRLPG, from the coding sequence ATGCTTGAATCCAGTACCCCCGCTGGAAAGCCCGTTCCGCCAGTGGCCACAGCCATAGGTCTGTCACGCTGGCTAGTCATTATCCTCGCTTTCCTGGCCGTGCTGCTCGACGGTTTCGACACAGCGTCCTTGGGCCTGGCGGTGCCTAGCTTGGCCAAGAACTGGTCCCTGTCGCCCGCAGCCTTCGCTGCCCCACTGATTGCCACAAACGCAGGAGTGGTGGCGGGCTATATGGTCTCTGGGCGCCTATCCGTTCGGTTTGGGCTCCGTCGGATGCTGCTGGCGGGTGTGGTGGCCTTTGCCCTGGGCTCCGCCCTGACTGCAATGTCTTCAGGGATCCCCTTTATGACGATTGCCCGCTTCTTGACCGGAATCGGATTGGGGGCGGTCCTGCCGTCGGCTATTTCCCTCGCAACGGCAGGCAGGGACGGAGGTCAGCGCGAACGGATTGCCGTTTTCGTGACCATGGGCCTGTCTGCGGGATCTTTGGCGGCTGGTTTGAGCGGAGGAAAGTTGATCAGCGACCTGGGCTGGCAGTCCATCTTCTGGCTCGGGGCAGTTCTTCCTATCATCCTGCTGCCTGTCATGTGGTTCGGAATCAGCGAGGCGGATGCGCCCAGGCCGTCGCGGAAGGCGGGCCAAGAGACTGTCCAAAGCCTCTTCCGGCGTGGTTTGGCGTTGCCCACTGTGCTTCTCTGGCTCTTTGCGTTCTTGATCTTTGCCACGTTCTACGCGTTCTCGTCGTGGCTTCCAACCCTGCTCACTAACTTCGGCCTGGATCTGACCATGGCTCCCCTCGGGGCAGCAGCACTTGGTATTGGCGGAATCCTGGGGGCCCTCTTACTCATGATCTTTTCGGTGCGATTCAAGACCAGTTGGATGTTGGTCGTTGCCGCTTGTGTAGCCATTTGCTTCTTGCTCACGATTGCCTTGGGGCACCCCGGACAATGGCAACTCTTACTGCTGTTCGCGGGGGTGGGCATGGGGCTGGCCAGCAGCATGGTGGGACAGGCTGCGGTGGCGGTGTCCGTCTATCCGGCCACGTCGCGCACCTCCGGGGTCGCATGGGCGGCTGCGCTGGGCCGTTTGGGCTCGATCGCCGGACCCGCGTTGGGCGGTGTCCTACTGTCGTCAGGGCAATCACCGCAGAACATCGTACTTGCGGTCTGCGTCCCAGTTTTGCTGGCCGTGGTGGTTATGGTGGTGCTGTCCCGGCGCCTTTCGCGCCAGACCACGGAAGACGCGGTCGAACCTGTTCGGCTGCCGGGGTAA
- the purF gene encoding amidophosphoribosyltransferase codes for MARGDGKLSHDLLPGEKGPQDACGVFGVWAPGEEVAKLTYYGLYALQHRGQESAGIATSDGKRINVYKDMGLVSQVFDETTLNTLTGHLAVGHCRYSTTGASHWANAQPTLGATATGTVALAHNGNLTNTAELREMILERNDGQLTGEMKQGNTSDTALVTALLEGEEGKTLEQTALELLPKIKGGFCFVFMDEGTLYAARDTYGIRPLCLGRLDRGWVVASEQAGLATVGASFIREIEPGEFIAIDEDGVRSQRFAEATPAGCVFEYVYLARPDAAIAGRSVYEARVEMGRQLARENTHEADIVIPVPESGTPAAVGYAEQSGIPFAHGFVKNAYVGRTFIQPSQTLRQLGIRLKLNALESVIRGKRVVVVDDSIVRGNTQRAIVRMLREAGAKEVHIKISSPPVQWPCFYGIDFASRAELIANGATIEEISQAIGADSLAYISEDGMIGATQQPRERLCTACFTGQYPIELPGADKLGKNLLERTDLGGLPPAAESPDDTEDPADKPGATGCDPGPDAEFDNLLTDADRLTDADKKESV; via the coding sequence GTGGCACGTGGCGACGGAAAACTTTCTCATGATCTTCTCCCCGGCGAAAAAGGCCCTCAGGACGCTTGTGGCGTCTTTGGGGTCTGGGCTCCCGGTGAAGAAGTAGCAAAACTCACCTATTACGGGCTGTATGCGCTGCAGCACCGCGGACAAGAATCGGCTGGTATTGCTACCAGTGACGGCAAGCGCATCAATGTCTACAAGGACATGGGCCTCGTGTCCCAGGTCTTCGATGAGACAACCCTGAATACCCTTACCGGGCACCTGGCCGTTGGCCACTGCCGGTACTCCACCACCGGTGCCAGCCACTGGGCCAATGCTCAGCCCACCTTGGGCGCGACCGCAACAGGCACGGTTGCCTTGGCCCACAATGGCAACCTGACCAACACTGCGGAGCTCCGGGAGATGATCCTTGAGCGCAACGATGGCCAGCTGACCGGTGAAATGAAGCAGGGCAACACCTCTGACACAGCCCTCGTGACCGCCCTCCTGGAGGGTGAAGAGGGCAAGACGCTGGAGCAGACCGCATTGGAGCTGCTGCCCAAGATCAAGGGTGGCTTCTGCTTCGTCTTCATGGATGAAGGAACCCTCTACGCCGCCCGCGACACCTACGGCATCCGCCCGCTGTGTCTAGGCAGGCTGGACCGCGGTTGGGTTGTCGCTTCCGAGCAGGCCGGCCTCGCCACCGTTGGTGCAAGCTTCATCCGCGAAATCGAGCCCGGCGAGTTCATTGCCATTGATGAGGACGGGGTCCGCTCACAGCGCTTCGCCGAGGCTACACCCGCCGGCTGTGTCTTCGAGTATGTCTACCTCGCCCGTCCGGACGCCGCCATTGCAGGCCGCTCCGTATACGAAGCCCGTGTTGAGATGGGCCGCCAATTGGCCCGCGAAAACACGCATGAGGCCGACATCGTGATTCCGGTTCCCGAATCCGGTACCCCGGCGGCAGTCGGTTACGCCGAGCAGTCCGGCATCCCTTTCGCGCACGGCTTCGTCAAGAACGCCTACGTTGGCCGCACGTTCATCCAGCCGTCGCAGACCCTGCGCCAGCTCGGCATCCGCCTCAAACTCAACGCCCTTGAATCCGTGATCCGGGGCAAGCGCGTTGTTGTGGTGGATGACTCGATCGTCCGCGGCAACACGCAGCGGGCCATTGTGCGGATGCTCCGCGAGGCCGGGGCAAAAGAGGTCCACATCAAGATCTCTTCCCCGCCGGTCCAGTGGCCTTGCTTCTACGGCATCGACTTCGCCTCCCGGGCAGAGCTGATCGCCAACGGCGCCACCATCGAGGAAATCTCCCAGGCAATCGGCGCTGACTCGCTGGCCTACATTTCCGAGGACGGCATGATCGGTGCAACCCAGCAGCCGCGCGAGCGCCTCTGCACGGCGTGCTTCACCGGCCAGTACCCGATTGAACTCCCGGGCGCTGACAAGCTGGGCAAGAACCTGCTGGAGCGCACGGACCTTGGCGGTTTGCCCCCTGCTGCTGAGTCCCCCGATGACACCGAGGATCCAGCCGACAAGCCGGGCGCCACGGGCTGCGACCCCGGGCCCGACGCCGAATTCGATAACCTGCTGACCGACGCTGATCGTTTGACCGACGCCGACAAGAAAGAGTCCGTATGA
- a CDS encoding septum formation family protein encodes MSEDNTPPREGSPRDQGEAGVPPAPKVPPAPPQAPGEPPQAAGEQPKQPAGTLPEASGLQPDPAPDLDPDFVPNASDQPDPAQPDYSGQPGDPPQEPHPAPHGDPVRRQRLVIGGIVVGVLVLIGVVIWVLLNLLGTRPQAVVTTPSPTASLGPLPRDTEAKDFQVGDCFADFDPNAPKARAVACDTEHSAQLGAVHVYPAEDSFPGTNALKDKGREVCGQVKLNNAAADKYVLLQQNVYPSTTSWDRGDRRVDCFIVVDSGNTIKEDLLNK; translated from the coding sequence ATGAGCGAGGACAACACCCCACCACGCGAAGGTTCACCCCGCGATCAAGGCGAGGCCGGGGTGCCACCCGCGCCCAAAGTACCGCCCGCGCCGCCGCAGGCCCCGGGAGAGCCGCCACAGGCCGCAGGAGAGCAGCCGAAGCAACCCGCCGGAACACTGCCCGAGGCTTCTGGCCTTCAGCCGGACCCTGCGCCGGACCTTGACCCGGACTTCGTACCCAACGCCAGCGACCAGCCTGATCCCGCCCAGCCTGACTACTCCGGCCAGCCAGGGGATCCACCCCAGGAGCCTCATCCGGCTCCGCACGGGGACCCGGTGAGACGCCAGCGGCTTGTCATCGGCGGAATCGTGGTGGGTGTCCTCGTGCTAATCGGCGTCGTCATCTGGGTGTTGTTGAACCTGCTGGGTACCCGGCCCCAAGCTGTGGTCACTACGCCGAGTCCCACAGCAAGCCTTGGCCCACTCCCCCGGGACACCGAAGCCAAGGATTTCCAGGTAGGTGATTGCTTTGCCGACTTCGATCCCAATGCCCCCAAGGCCAGGGCCGTAGCGTGTGACACGGAGCATTCAGCCCAACTCGGGGCCGTCCACGTGTACCCGGCGGAGGATTCTTTCCCCGGCACCAACGCCCTGAAGGACAAAGGCCGTGAGGTCTGCGGCCAGGTAAAGCTGAATAACGCGGCGGCCGATAAGTACGTGCTGCTTCAGCAGAACGTCTACCCGAGCACCACCAGTTGGGACCGGGGCGACCGCCGCGTTGATTGCTTCATCGTTGTGGATTCGGGCAACACCATCAAGGAAGACCTCCTCAATAAGTAG